In Chromobacterium rhizoryzae, one genomic interval encodes:
- a CDS encoding MGMT family protein yields the protein MPPEFERKVIALLLALPPGRVTTYGALAEQAGYPRHSRHVGRLLSHLPEGLSVPWFRVLGAGGRISRPGSEQADWQRLLLEEDGVELSAAGKVDLRRYGWPDAHFCSKKL from the coding sequence ATGCCTCCCGAATTTGAACGCAAGGTGATCGCGCTGCTGCTGGCGCTGCCGCCGGGCCGGGTCACCACTTACGGCGCCCTGGCGGAGCAGGCCGGCTATCCGCGCCATTCGCGCCACGTCGGCCGTTTGCTCAGCCATTTGCCGGAAGGCCTCAGCGTGCCCTGGTTTCGGGTGCTGGGCGCCGGAGGGCGCATCTCGCGGCCGGGCAGCGAGCAGGCCGACTGGCAGCGCTTGCTGCTGGAAGAAGACGGGGTGGAATTGAGCGCGGCCGGCAAGGTGGATTTAAGGCGTTACGGCTGGCCGGATGCGCATTTTTGTAGCAAAAAACTGTAG
- a CDS encoding outer membrane protein OmpK, with protein MKTRNLLLALALVGGCTLAQAGDYSFGNVSFNQLNWSPSTLDRTQAGPFGAKRNFQYLEAEGGIGRSWGDVYGFFDLENWNRNDKEMPAGDRRYTTKVVARFNLAEVGGVPVKLYTHVYDTRGHNFFDQNRVVGLGTDLSFGKVWFKPFLGFHQELKYGVGANMNGYMAGYVAGFDFTAFGQPFSVTQWHETEFDRAKEYTTLATPNGVSERRTGQNGAIGLWWTPVKSMTAGLQYRYAVNKLGVAGNENAVIYSLKYNF; from the coding sequence ATGAAAACTCGCAATCTGCTGCTGGCCCTGGCTCTGGTGGGCGGCTGTACCCTGGCGCAAGCCGGTGATTACTCCTTCGGCAATGTCAGCTTCAACCAGCTGAACTGGTCGCCGAGCACCTTGGATCGCACGCAAGCCGGCCCGTTCGGCGCCAAGCGCAACTTCCAATACCTGGAAGCCGAAGGCGGCATCGGCCGTTCCTGGGGCGATGTTTACGGCTTCTTCGATCTGGAGAACTGGAACCGCAACGACAAGGAAATGCCGGCAGGCGATCGTCGCTACACCACCAAGGTAGTTGCGCGTTTCAACCTGGCTGAAGTCGGCGGCGTGCCGGTCAAGCTGTACACCCACGTATACGATACCCGCGGCCACAATTTCTTTGACCAGAACCGCGTAGTGGGCCTGGGCACCGACCTGAGCTTCGGCAAAGTCTGGTTCAAGCCTTTCCTCGGCTTCCACCAGGAACTGAAATATGGCGTTGGCGCCAATATGAACGGCTATATGGCCGGTTATGTCGCCGGTTTCGACTTCACCGCCTTCGGCCAGCCGTTCTCGGTGACCCAGTGGCACGAAACCGAATTCGACCGCGCCAAGGAATACACCACCCTGGCCACCCCGAACGGCGTAAGCGAACGCCGCACCGGCCAGAACGGCGCCATCGGCCTGTGGTGGACCCCGGTCAAATCCATGACCGCCGGTCTGCAGTACCGCTACGCCGTCAACAAGCTGGGCGTGGCCGGCAACGAAAACGCCGTCATCTACTCGCTGAAATACAACTTCTAA